A segment of the Streptomyces sp. P9-A2 genome:
GGACGTGGGCCCGGCTCTGAGCGGGGTGGGACGGGCAGGCCGGGCGGGCTGAGCGGGCCGTCGGGCGGGCCGTCCGGGCGGGCTGAGCGGGCGGGCGGGCCCGGCGGCAGGCGACCGTGGACGGCTGCCCACGGTCGTGGACGGGCGCGGACAGGGAAACGATATGCACCCGTAAGGCGGTTGATGGATCCCGGGACCCGTGTTCCGCGTCTTCCTTCAGGGCTGTGCTTCCATGTGCGTGATCTGCCGACCTGTGTGCATGTCAGGGACGGCCGGTCGTAAGTACATTCACTGACACCGGCGGAGGGCATGACCGAGGACGAGTTCGACGCTTTCTACGCGGCCGCGTTCCCCCGTCTGACCGGGCAGCTCTTCGCCTTCACCGGAGACCTGGGCGAGGCTCAGGACGTGGTCCAGGAGGCGTTCGTACGGGCCTGGGACCGACGCCACAAGCTTCAGGCCGACGGGGCGCCCGAGGCGTGGGTACGCACGGTCGCCATGCGTCTCGCGGTCAGCCGCTGGCGCCGCGCGCGACGCTGGGTGGAACTGGTGCGCCATTCCGCGCCACCGGAAACGACCCCCGGTCCCGGCCCCGAACGCGCCGCGCTGGTCGCCGCGTTGCGCGAACTGCCCGAGCACCAGCGCATGGCGGTCGTCCTTCACCATCTGTGCGACCTCAGTGTCGAACAGGTAGCCTCCGAGACCGGCGCACCCGTGGGGACGGTCAAGGTCCGGCTGTTCCGGGGGCGGGCGGCCCTGGCCAAACAGCTGGCGGTGGACGAGGCCGATGAGCCGGCCTGGAGGGAGGGTGGTCGTGTCGGATGAACTCGCCGCAGCATTGCGCGAGTTGGCGGAGGCGCATGAGGCCCCGCCGCCCGTACCGGCCGCCGAGGTCCGCACCCGGGCGCGACGCCGATCCCGCCGTCGCCGGACCACCGTCCGCCTCGGCCTGGCTACCTCGGTGGCCGGCATGCTGGCGACGATCGGACTGACCGTGCACGCCGAGGAACCCGGCCACGACCCGCGCGCCTCGGCCGAGTCCGCGACGATCGGCACGCCGACGTCCAGCCCCCGGACACCCGAGGCGGCCGGCCGGCCGGCCGGCGCGGAGGAGGCCGTCCTGGATCTGGGCCGTCACACCCTCACGTTCGACGGCCGTGTCATGCGCGTCGACTCGCGCTTCTTCGCCACCCTCCTGGCACCCGGCCGCGAACTGACCGTGCGGGCCAAGCACGAGGTCATGCTGCTCCGGGGCGACGCGAGCG
Coding sequences within it:
- a CDS encoding SigE family RNA polymerase sigma factor; amino-acid sequence: MTEDEFDAFYAAAFPRLTGQLFAFTGDLGEAQDVVQEAFVRAWDRRHKLQADGAPEAWVRTVAMRLAVSRWRRARRWVELVRHSAPPETTPGPGPERAALVAALRELPEHQRMAVVLHHLCDLSVEQVASETGAPVGTVKVRLFRGRAALAKQLAVDEADEPAWREGGRVG